One Indicator indicator isolate 239-I01 chromosome 9, UM_Iind_1.1, whole genome shotgun sequence genomic window carries:
- the CFAP36 gene encoding cilia- and flagella-associated protein 36: MAAEAEEGDVEWVVDTIAGFLRGPAWSIPILEFMEQKCEVFDDEEESKLSYTEIYQEYQALVEKLLEDYLKEVGINEEKFQEAFSSPLAKTHTSQAILQTVLAAEDFRLFKKMMVQKNIEMQLQAIRIIKERNGVLPDCLTEGSDVFSEIEQEEMKILREVLRKSKEEYEIEQERKRNEEAHARCKSPDVTYSFSGDLREAVKVKEFTERADASGETPKLPLEQPWKPARKDLKPVHPLQKGPESLPQPSCTKGKEDTKKRSSGKCSENAAQKAGTKGLSLSEVEEQHLKQREDYLKKKRDMLMATKKESRNNVLLPADTDQKEEEPSPKEEMSEEKQRLLQKRKMLAEKLKEEVINKR; encoded by the exons ATGGcggcagaggcagaggagggcgATGTGGAGTGGGTGGTAGACACAATCGCTGGCTTCTTGCGGGGACCCGCCTGGTCCATCCCCATCCTGGAGTTCATGGAGCAGAAGTGCGAAG TTTTTGATgatgaagaagaaagcaagTTGTCTTATACAGAAATTTACCAGGAATACCAAGCTCTG GTTGAAAAATTACTAGAAGACTATCTTAAAGAAGTTGGAATCAATGAAGAGAAATTTCAAGAAGCTTTTTCATCTCCTCTTGCAAAGACACACACTTCACAG GCCATTTTGCAAACAGTATTGGCAGCAGAAGATTTTagactatttaaaaaaatgatgGTACAGAAAAATATTGAAATGCAGTTGCAAGCTATTAGAAtcattaaagaaagaaatg gtgTATTGCCTGACTGTTTGACAGAGGGTTCTGATGTATTCAGTGAAAttgaacaagaagaaatgaaaatactgaGGGAGGTTCTAAG GAAATCAAAGGAAGAATATGAAATagaacaagaaaggaaaaggaatgaaGAA GCACATGCCAGATGTAAATCACCAGATGTTACCTACAGTTTTTCAGGAGATCTGAGAGAAGCTGTAAAAGTCAAGGAGTTCACTGAGAGAGCTGATGCTTCTGGAGAAACTCCAAAACTTCCATTAG AGCAACCTTGGAAACCTGCGAGGAAAGACTTAAAACCAGTACACCCATTACAGAAAGGACCAGAAAGCTTACCTCAGCCATCCTGCACCAAGGGGAAAGAGGACACTAAGAAAAGGTCATCTGGAAAGTGTTCAGAAAATGCAGCACAAAAAGCTGGGACAAAAGGACTG AGTTTATCAGAAGTTGAAGAACAGCATCTGAAGCAACGAGAGGATTACCTTAAGAAAAAACGAGATATGCTGATGGCTACAAAGAAAGAGTCAAGAAATAACGTACTGTTACCAGCAGACACTGACCAGAAAGAGGAGGAACCATCTCCTAAAGAG gAAATGTCAGAGGAGAAGCAAAGATTgctacagaagagaaaaatgcttGCAGAAAAACTAAAAGAAGAAGTTATTAATAAGCGGTAG